The Hymenobacter baengnokdamensis genome includes a region encoding these proteins:
- a CDS encoding translocation/assembly module TamB domain-containing protein — protein sequence MRRFLHILLKILLGLAVVLVLAVGGILLALRVPSVQTRVAHQVAEVLTRKLGQDVEIGSVDVRPFSHVLLEGVRVLDRRGGELFGVGQADADIKLFSVFDPRHLHVGTLTLTEPRFVLRDVAGRPDSTTLDQFLAAIKRLSGAPDTSTTSKPFDFQLHEVAIRNGHFAIERPDRPREAFYGRAIDYDHLVADSIYANISQLNWKTDTLRARIAGLRTVETPSHTRLRELTADIQYNKHFWEFNNLTLRVGRSELRKYVRFEYKRFGNFSDFNDSMRVVTQLRGAKLYTDDIAKFAPDLAALKDSVFISGDAKGYVRDFQIKNLDVRYGRRTHIVASRAHADNLPHWRESLIDLRLQPSQIDAADLRRFLPASANKLVQRLGLVKLDGQFVGFYNDFVGKARFDTALGALSTDVNLKTKSDFDHAVYEGTVHSTAFNVGKFIGDESIIRDVSVDGRVTGTGFVPPIAKGHAVVTVPAIWLAGYRYHNLSLDGDFAGQGFKGKVTANDPAARLTATGDFNLDPRHQHIDVLANVAHANLGALGLLAVPLTVSTTARVNLRGTQLDSLLGTAQLRGSHFTLRNKSLDLDTLDVRSTRNSRGQRQVKLNSELVDLTANGAFEFAAVVQDLTTLWHEYRLNFESNAAATAAYYQRKRQRRLPTYAIELDLDLKHINPVLNLFVPELQIADNSSIDGSFRQGETSILQLGGKFDSIWYGPVHTIATEFDFTTSKLPYQPEVLAQTSFTSGHQVLPTLGRTEKFVLEGVWDQQRISFSTSLAQSGTTNRAAINGTLEFLPRAVQVIFRRSGLHLLDQDYSIAADNSVRISDYGKVLDIQNFVLSHGNERLSAQGVISPDPHQPPLKLDIANFDLSSLSSVINQHLGGRLNMQAAVSGIYNQLDINSTLAVDSLVYEGTPIGQVAGRGDWDNPSSQLRLNLDVARQQQRVLTVTGYLAPASLTQQFNLTGELNDAPVVLAQPFLGGLLTNLGGTGRGQLLLGGMFGAPTLAGAVDVTDGRFTFGYLGTTYHFADRISFTTTSIGFNKVQLRDQQGNVGTVDGIIRHQGFQNMSLEMSASFRKFQVLHTTRRDNDLYFGTAYATGTATVRGPVDDLVVDVRATSEAGTRLALPLDNAAKAEQASYIKFVSRNLPDSVRRRQARQAALLAEQNKVDLSGIQLNMNLTVTPDAYLEILLDESTGDVIRGAATGQLRLNIDTRGDFNMYGQVEIVRGAYNFTLQGLVNKEFVVQPGGVITWNGDPLDGQMNVTATYTQRTSLAPILQSTGAGTGAAVVPVTAVMNLTGPLLLPVIKLALEFDDAPSSLQNDLASFIALLRNDEQELNRQVFSLLVFRTLSPQNSNSFSGISLTGQNNAVQNSLGQIISSQLGLLTSQIDQNLEIDFNISGLTADQLQALQLRLSYSFLGGRLRLTREGGISNSNSANINPATGLPYTQTSLIGDFSLEYFLRPDGKFRAKLRYETTPRDNLVTTVNQPRAGVSLLNTKEFNNISELFSREAPSRRERATRRAREVLTVEEDKRTNL from the coding sequence GTGCGTCGCTTTCTTCATATTCTGCTTAAAATTCTGCTTGGGCTGGCCGTGGTGCTGGTGCTGGCGGTGGGCGGAATACTGCTGGCGCTGCGTGTGCCGAGCGTGCAAACGCGGGTAGCGCACCAGGTAGCCGAGGTACTAACCCGGAAGCTGGGGCAGGACGTAGAGATTGGCAGCGTCGATGTGCGGCCGTTTTCGCATGTGCTGCTGGAGGGCGTGCGGGTGCTGGACCGGCGCGGCGGCGAGCTCTTTGGCGTGGGCCAGGCCGATGCCGATATCAAGCTGTTTTCGGTGTTTGACCCGCGCCACCTGCACGTGGGTACGCTCACGCTTACCGAGCCGCGCTTTGTGCTGCGCGACGTGGCCGGCCGGCCCGACTCTACTACGCTCGACCAGTTCCTGGCCGCCATTAAGCGCCTGAGCGGGGCCCCCGACACGAGTACGACCTCCAAGCCCTTCGATTTTCAGCTGCACGAGGTAGCCATTCGCAACGGGCACTTTGCCATTGAGCGGCCCGACCGGCCGCGCGAGGCCTTCTACGGCCGGGCCATCGACTACGACCACCTGGTGGCCGACAGCATTTACGCCAACATCTCGCAGCTTAACTGGAAAACCGATACCCTGCGCGCCCGCATTGCCGGCCTGCGCACCGTGGAAACGCCCTCACATACCCGCCTGCGCGAGCTCACGGCTGACATTCAGTACAACAAGCACTTTTGGGAGTTCAACAACCTGACCCTGCGGGTGGGCCGTAGCGAGCTGCGCAAGTACGTGCGCTTTGAGTACAAGCGCTTCGGCAACTTCTCCGACTTCAACGACTCGATGCGCGTGGTGACGCAGCTGCGCGGGGCCAAACTTTACACGGATGATATTGCCAAGTTCGCGCCCGACCTGGCTGCGCTGAAAGACTCCGTTTTTATCTCGGGCGATGCCAAAGGCTACGTGCGCGACTTCCAGATAAAGAACCTGGATGTGCGCTATGGCCGCCGCACCCACATTGTGGCCAGCCGCGCCCACGCCGATAACCTGCCCCACTGGCGCGAAAGCCTCATCGACCTGCGCCTCCAGCCCTCGCAGATTGACGCGGCCGACCTGCGGCGCTTCTTGCCCGCCTCGGCCAATAAGCTGGTGCAGCGCCTGGGTTTGGTAAAGCTCGACGGGCAGTTTGTCGGCTTCTACAACGACTTTGTGGGCAAGGCCCGCTTCGATACGGCGCTGGGCGCGCTATCGACCGACGTTAACCTCAAGACCAAGAGTGACTTCGACCACGCGGTGTACGAGGGCACCGTCCACAGCACGGCCTTTAATGTGGGTAAGTTCATTGGCGACGAGTCGATTATCCGCGATGTATCGGTAGATGGCCGCGTGACGGGCACGGGCTTCGTGCCGCCCATTGCCAAGGGCCACGCCGTGGTAACGGTGCCGGCCATCTGGCTGGCGGGTTACCGCTACCACAACCTGAGCCTCGACGGCGACTTTGCGGGCCAGGGCTTTAAAGGCAAGGTGACGGCCAACGACCCGGCCGCCCGCCTCACTGCCACCGGCGATTTCAACCTCGACCCCCGGCACCAGCACATTGATGTGCTGGCCAACGTGGCCCACGCCAACCTGGGCGCGTTGGGGCTGCTGGCGGTGCCGCTCACCGTGAGCACCACAGCGCGGGTAAACCTGCGCGGCACGCAGCTCGACTCGCTGCTGGGCACGGCGCAGCTGCGCGGCTCACACTTTACGCTGCGCAACAAAAGCCTCGACCTCGATACGCTGGATGTGCGCAGCACCCGCAACAGCCGGGGCCAGCGCCAGGTAAAGCTGAACTCGGAGCTGGTGGACCTCACCGCCAATGGGGCCTTTGAGTTTGCGGCCGTGGTGCAGGACCTTACTACACTCTGGCACGAGTACCGCCTCAATTTTGAGAGCAATGCGGCGGCTACCGCGGCCTACTACCAACGCAAGCGCCAGCGCCGGCTGCCAACCTACGCTATTGAGCTTGACCTCGACCTCAAGCACATAAACCCGGTACTGAACCTGTTTGTACCGGAGCTGCAGATTGCCGACAACAGCAGCATCGATGGCTCGTTCCGGCAGGGTGAAACGTCGATTTTACAGCTGGGCGGCAAGTTCGACAGCATCTGGTACGGGCCGGTGCATACCATTGCCACGGAGTTCGACTTTACCACTTCCAAGCTGCCCTACCAGCCCGAGGTACTGGCCCAGACCAGCTTTACCTCCGGGCACCAGGTGCTGCCGACGCTGGGCCGCACGGAGAAGTTTGTGCTGGAAGGCGTGTGGGACCAGCAGCGCATCAGCTTTTCGACCTCGCTGGCCCAAAGCGGCACCACTAACCGCGCTGCTATTAACGGGACGCTGGAGTTTCTGCCCAGGGCCGTACAGGTGATATTCCGGCGCAGTGGCCTGCACCTGCTAGACCAGGACTACAGCATTGCGGCCGACAACTCTGTAAGAATCAGCGACTATGGCAAGGTGCTCGACATTCAGAACTTTGTGCTCAGCCACGGCAACGAGCGCCTGAGCGCTCAGGGTGTTATCTCGCCCGACCCACACCAGCCGCCCCTGAAGCTCGACATTGCCAATTTTGATTTATCGTCGCTGAGCTCGGTCATCAACCAGCACCTGGGCGGCCGGCTGAACATGCAAGCGGCCGTAAGCGGAATATATAACCAGCTCGATATTAACAGTACCCTGGCCGTCGATTCGCTCGTGTATGAGGGTACACCCATCGGGCAGGTGGCCGGGCGGGGCGACTGGGACAACCCCAGCAGCCAGCTGCGGCTGAACCTCGACGTAGCCCGCCAGCAGCAGCGCGTGCTGACGGTGACCGGCTACCTGGCCCCGGCCTCGCTGACCCAGCAATTTAACCTGACCGGTGAGCTGAACGATGCGCCGGTAGTACTCGCCCAGCCTTTTTTAGGCGGCCTGCTCACCAACCTGGGCGGCACCGGCCGCGGGCAGCTGCTGCTGGGCGGCATGTTTGGGGCACCTACCCTGGCCGGCGCCGTTGATGTGACCGATGGGCGCTTCACGTTTGGCTACCTGGGCACCACCTACCATTTTGCCGACCGCATCAGCTTCACAACCACTTCTATCGGGTTTAACAAAGTGCAGCTGCGCGACCAGCAGGGCAACGTGGGCACGGTGGATGGCATTATCCGCCACCAGGGCTTCCAGAATATGTCGCTGGAGATGAGCGCCAGCTTCCGCAAGTTTCAGGTGCTGCACACCACCCGGCGCGACAACGACCTGTACTTCGGCACGGCGTACGCTACCGGCACGGCCACCGTGCGCGGCCCGGTCGACGACCTCGTGGTAGACGTCCGGGCTACTTCCGAAGCCGGCACGCGCCTGGCGCTGCCCCTCGACAACGCCGCCAAAGCCGAGCAGGCCAGCTACATCAAGTTTGTGAGCCGCAACCTGCCCGACTCGGTGCGCCGCCGCCAGGCCCGGCAGGCGGCGCTCCTGGCCGAACAGAATAAAGTCGACCTCTCGGGTATTCAGCTGAATATGAACTTGACGGTGACGCCCGACGCCTACCTGGAGATTTTGCTCGATGAGAGCACCGGCGACGTAATTCGGGGGGCGGCCACCGGCCAGCTGCGCCTGAACATCGACACGCGCGGCGATTTTAATATGTACGGGCAGGTCGAGATTGTGCGCGGCGCCTACAACTTCACGCTGCAAGGTCTTGTTAATAAAGAGTTTGTGGTGCAGCCGGGCGGCGTCATTACCTGGAACGGCGACCCGCTCGATGGCCAGATGAACGTGACGGCCACCTACACCCAGCGCACTTCCCTGGCCCCGATTCTGCAAAGCACCGGGGCGGGCACGGGCGCCGCGGTGGTGCCCGTTACGGCCGTCATGAACCTGACCGGGCCGCTGCTGCTGCCGGTAATCAAGCTGGCGCTGGAGTTTGACGATGCGCCCAGCTCGCTGCAAAACGACCTGGCCTCGTTTATTGCCCTGCTGCGCAACGACGAGCAGGAGTTAAACCGTCAGGTATTTAGCCTGCTGGTTTTCAGGACTTTATCTCCGCAAAACAGCAACAGCTTCAGCGGTATTTCGCTCACGGGCCAGAACAACGCGGTGCAGAACAGCCTGGGCCAGATTATTTCCTCGCAGCTCGGCCTGCTCACATCGCAGATTGACCAGAACCTGGAAATTGACTTCAACATCAGCGGCCTCACCGCCGACCAGCTCCAGGCGCTGCAACTGCGCCTGAGCTACTCGTTTCTGGGCGGCCGCCTGCGCCTCACCCGCGAGGGGGGCATCAGCAATTCCAACAGCGCTAACATTAACCCCGCCACCGGCCTGCCCTATACCCAGACTTCGCTGATTGGCGATTTCAGCCTGGAGTATTTTCTGCGGCCCGACGGGAAGTTTCGGGCCAAGCTGCGCTACGAAACCACCCCGCGCGACAACCTCGTGACGACCGTAAACCAGCCCCGCGCCGGGGTTTCGCTGCTGAATACCAAGGAGTTTAATAACATCAGCGAGCTGTTTAGCCGCGAAGCGCCCAGCCGCCGTGAGCGCGCCACCCGCCGCGCCCGCGAAGTGCTGACGGTGGAGGAAGACAAGCGCACGAATCTGTAA
- a CDS encoding cell division protein FtsX has translation MAKPRKKKLGSYPTLLVVFSITLALTVIGLFGLLLLHAHKLGEVVRENLEVQVYLERNLPETELLRLQQDLEHQPYVAELEGRPQVRFVSKEEGARQLLETTGEDFHNFLDDNPLRDAYVLKIRPEYTDTTHLRLLGRSLGQQRGVFEVQYPKSLFTSINQNLERVSLLLLGFAAVLVLVVVILINNTIKLAMFSQRLLIRSMQLVGATRFFIQQPFLRRATWQGLASGVLAVLVLLSLLQYAYLEIAQLRLLRDDHLIGLLLLGVLALGTAIGFFSSYWAVNKYLNVSLDELY, from the coding sequence ATGGCCAAGCCCCGCAAAAAGAAACTCGGCTCCTACCCTACCCTGCTGGTGGTGTTTAGCATTACGCTGGCGCTTACCGTCATCGGGTTATTTGGCCTGCTGCTGCTGCACGCGCACAAGCTGGGCGAAGTAGTGCGCGAAAACCTGGAAGTGCAGGTGTACCTTGAGCGCAACCTGCCCGAAACCGAGCTGCTGCGCCTGCAGCAAGACCTGGAGCACCAGCCCTACGTGGCCGAGCTGGAAGGCCGCCCGCAGGTACGCTTCGTGAGCAAGGAAGAAGGCGCCCGCCAGCTGCTGGAAACCACCGGCGAGGATTTTCACAATTTCTTGGATGACAACCCGTTGCGGGATGCGTACGTGCTCAAAATCCGTCCCGAATACACCGACACCACCCACCTGCGCCTGCTGGGCCGCAGCCTGGGCCAGCAGCGCGGCGTGTTTGAGGTGCAATACCCCAAGAGCTTGTTTACCAGCATCAACCAAAACCTGGAGCGCGTGAGCCTGCTGCTGCTGGGCTTTGCGGCCGTGCTGGTGCTCGTGGTGGTTATTCTGATTAATAATACTATCAAGCTGGCCATGTTTTCGCAGCGCCTGCTCATTCGGTCCATGCAACTCGTGGGCGCCACGCGGTTCTTTATCCAGCAGCCATTCCTGCGGCGGGCTACCTGGCAGGGCCTGGCCAGCGGGGTGCTGGCCGTGCTGGTGCTGCTGAGTCTGCTGCAATACGCTTACCTTGAAATTGCCCAGCTGCGCCTGCTGCGCGACGACCACCTGATTGGGCTACTGCTGCTGGGGGTGCTGGCGCTGGGCACGGCCATCGGCTTTTTCAGCTCTTATTGGGCAGTAAATAAATATTTGAATGTTTCGCTAGACGAGCTTTACTAA
- a CDS encoding DUF3098 domain-containing protein, with protein sequence MQPTTPAPRFAFGPRNYRLMWVGLAVLAVGFITMMLDKADYGEGFLGLTLGPILLFIGFIIEFAAIMVRSNPGELAPVAPAAPVAAAPLAADLKPAVAPTPTPTPSKPAYKRPG encoded by the coding sequence ATGCAACCTACCACTCCTGCCCCGCGCTTCGCTTTCGGCCCCCGCAACTACCGCCTGATGTGGGTAGGCCTGGCCGTGCTGGCCGTCGGCTTCATCACCATGATGCTCGACAAAGCCGACTACGGAGAGGGCTTCCTGGGCCTTACGCTGGGTCCGATTTTGCTGTTTATAGGCTTCATAATTGAGTTTGCGGCCATTATGGTGCGTAGCAATCCCGGCGAGCTGGCCCCAGTGGCCCCGGCTGCGCCGGTAGCGGCGGCTCCCCTCGCAGCCGACTTAAAGCCGGCTGTGGCCCCGACGCCAACGCCCACTCCTAGCAAGCCCGCCTACAAACGCCCCGGCTAA
- a CDS encoding undecaprenyl-diphosphate phosphatase, with the protein MTYWHALLLAIVEGLTEFLPVSSTGHMIIASRLLGMEMTPFAKLFLVVIQLGAILSVLVVYWKRFFQSIDFYLKLLVAFLPIVVVGLLLKKHIDALLESVTTVGIMLLLGGVVLLFVDKWFPQEDPREGGHPVTNPSFKEALVIGLFQCLAVVPGVSRSAATIIGGLTQRLTRRAAAEFAFFLAMPTMAAAAAKDIYDYYKEAHSHGTSLSHLFSGDEVKLLLLGNVVAFVVALLAIRLFVGFVAKYGFRAFGIYRIIVGGLLLLMLGLGVNLELV; encoded by the coding sequence ATGACTTACTGGCACGCGCTGCTGCTGGCTATCGTGGAAGGACTCACCGAGTTTTTACCCGTATCGAGTACCGGCCACATGATTATTGCCTCGCGGCTGCTGGGCATGGAGATGACTCCGTTTGCCAAGCTATTTCTGGTCGTTATTCAGCTCGGGGCTATCCTGTCGGTGCTGGTGGTGTACTGGAAGCGCTTTTTCCAGAGCATTGACTTTTACCTGAAGCTGCTGGTAGCTTTTCTACCGATTGTGGTAGTGGGCCTGCTGCTCAAAAAGCACATCGACGCCCTGCTCGAATCGGTGACGACGGTGGGCATTATGCTGCTGCTGGGCGGCGTCGTACTGCTATTCGTTGACAAATGGTTTCCGCAGGAAGACCCTCGGGAAGGGGGCCATCCCGTTACCAACCCCAGCTTTAAGGAAGCGCTGGTTATCGGCCTGTTTCAGTGCCTGGCCGTGGTGCCGGGCGTGAGCCGGTCGGCGGCCACCATTATCGGCGGCCTCACTCAGCGGCTGACGCGCCGGGCAGCGGCCGAGTTTGCCTTCTTTCTGGCCATGCCCACGATGGCCGCCGCGGCCGCGAAGGACATCTACGACTACTATAAAGAAGCTCACAGCCACGGCACCAGCCTGAGCCACCTGTTTTCGGGCGACGAAGTAAAGCTGCTGCTGCTGGGCAACGTAGTCGCGTTTGTGGTGGCCCTGCTGGCCATCCGGCTTTTCGTGGGCTTTGTGGCGAAATACGGCTTTCGCGCATTCGGCATCTACCGCATTATCGTGGGGGGCCTGCTGCTGTTGATGCTGGGCCTGGGTGTTAACCTGGAGCTGGTATGA
- the truB gene encoding tRNA pseudouridine(55) synthase TruB gives MREKKQLADFDFEAGEVLLLDKPLTWSSFDVVRKVKNTLRPRKIGHAGTLDPLATGLLILCTGKKTKEIDLIQAQEKEYEGTFRLGQTTPSFDLETPVDAERPYEHLTPQAIAAAVGAFLGKIEQTPPLFSAVKVDGQRAYELARKGEEAVIKPKTIEIKAFELTRIALPEIDFRVVCSKGTYIRSLARDLGAALGCGAHLTRLVRTRIGSYQLADAWTIAEVQALRPPHPEAAAAGRAERPPRERRPVARTGLDYYAAQQAAATAAQVPDAPPPSESA, from the coding sequence ATGAGGGAGAAAAAGCAGCTGGCCGATTTCGACTTTGAGGCGGGCGAAGTGCTGCTGCTCGATAAGCCGCTGACCTGGAGCTCGTTTGACGTGGTGCGCAAGGTGAAGAACACCCTGCGCCCGCGCAAGATTGGCCATGCCGGCACCCTCGACCCCCTGGCCACCGGCCTGCTGATTCTCTGCACCGGCAAAAAAACCAAGGAAATAGACCTGATTCAGGCGCAGGAAAAAGAATACGAGGGCACCTTTCGCCTGGGTCAGACCACGCCCAGCTTCGACCTCGAAACGCCCGTGGATGCCGAGCGGCCCTACGAGCACCTGACGCCCCAAGCAATTGCGGCCGCCGTGGGTGCCTTTTTGGGTAAAATCGAGCAGACGCCCCCGCTTTTTTCGGCGGTGAAGGTAGACGGGCAACGGGCCTACGAGCTGGCCCGCAAGGGCGAGGAAGCCGTTATCAAGCCGAAAACCATCGAGATTAAAGCGTTTGAGCTCACGCGCATTGCCCTGCCGGAAATCGACTTTCGGGTGGTGTGCTCCAAGGGGACTTACATCCGCAGCCTGGCCCGCGACCTGGGCGCGGCCCTGGGCTGTGGCGCGCACCTCACGCGCCTGGTGCGCACCCGCATCGGCAGCTACCAGCTCGCCGATGCCTGGACGATAGCGGAGGTCCAGGCCCTGCGCCCGCCCCACCCCGAGGCCGCAGCTGCTGGCCGCGCCGAGCGCCCGCCCCGCGAGCGCAGGCCGGTGGCCCGGACCGGCCTCGACTACTACGCGGCCCAGCAGGCAGCAGCCACGGCCGCGCAGGTGCCGGATGCACCGCCCCCATCCGAATCTGCGTAA
- a CDS encoding bifunctional riboflavin kinase/FAD synthetase, which yields MVVITDPASFPYLPNAVVTSGTFDGVHRGHQRILGRLRQVADAVGGVAVVITYWPHPRLVLGPPPSHPELLELQLLNTLEERTARLAEFGVDYLLVMPFTREFAEWTSEEYIQKLLLNTVHARHLVIGYDHRFGKNREGSFEYLSQHAGRYGFTVEEIPRQDVDAVGVSSTRTRRALRAGDVATATAYLGYQYPLTGLVVTGQQLGRTIGYPTANLSVPEKLKLVPAQGIYAVWATTAAGTRHPAMLSIGVRPTIGEGLAQTIEVNLLDFSGDLYGQYLTLEFVAWLRGEEKYDGLDALKAQLALDAQATRAALAC from the coding sequence ATGGTTGTTATTACCGACCCAGCCTCCTTTCCTTATCTCCCCAATGCCGTGGTTACGAGCGGCACCTTTGATGGGGTACACCGGGGGCATCAGCGCATTCTGGGGCGGCTGCGGCAGGTAGCCGACGCGGTGGGCGGCGTGGCCGTAGTTATCACTTATTGGCCTCACCCGCGCCTGGTGCTGGGCCCGCCCCCTTCGCACCCCGAGCTGCTGGAGCTGCAGCTGCTTAATACGCTGGAAGAGCGCACGGCCCGGCTGGCCGAGTTCGGCGTCGATTACCTGCTGGTAATGCCCTTCACCCGCGAGTTTGCCGAGTGGACGTCGGAAGAATATATTCAGAAATTACTATTAAACACCGTTCATGCCCGCCACCTGGTTATCGGCTACGACCACCGCTTTGGCAAAAACCGGGAGGGCAGCTTCGAGTACCTGAGCCAGCACGCCGGCCGCTACGGCTTTACGGTAGAGGAGATTCCGCGCCAGGATGTGGACGCCGTGGGCGTGAGCAGCACCCGCACCCGGCGGGCACTGCGGGCCGGCGACGTGGCTACGGCCACGGCCTACCTCGGCTATCAGTACCCGCTTACGGGCCTGGTGGTGACGGGCCAGCAGCTGGGCCGCACCATCGGCTACCCTACTGCCAACCTCAGCGTGCCCGAGAAGCTGAAGCTGGTGCCGGCCCAGGGTATTTATGCGGTGTGGGCCACTACGGCGGCCGGCACCCGGCACCCGGCCATGCTCAGCATCGGCGTGCGGCCTACCATTGGCGAGGGGCTGGCGCAAACCATTGAGGTAAACCTGCTTGATTTTAGCGGCGACCTGTACGGGCAATACCTGACGCTCGAATTCGTTGCCTGGCTGCGGGGCGAGGAGAAATACGACGGGCTCGACGCCCTCAAAGCCCAGCTGGCGCTGGATGCCCAGGCCACCCGCGCCGCCCTGGCTTGCTAA